The DNA window GACAACATGCTCGAACCCTGCTTCCCCGAAAACGAAGCCGAACGCCTGTCGGTATTGAATTCGCTGAACGTGCTGGATTCGAACTCGGTGGAAAAACTGGATCGTATTACACGGCTGGCGGCGAAATATTTCGGCGTCACCATTGCGCTGGTGTCACTGATCGACCGGGATCGCCAATGGTTTCTATCGCGCTACGGTCTGGATGCCCGGGAAACGCCGCGCAATATCTCGTTTTGCGGCCATGCCATCTTGCAACGTGAAGCGCTGGTGGTGCCCGACACCGCTAACGATCCGCGATTTTTCGATAACCCGCTGGTTATCGGCGGGCCGCGAATCGGCTTTTACGTTGGGCAGCCGCTGTTGTCGCTCGACGGTTTGCCGCTCGGTACCCTGTGCATTATCGACAGCCAGCCGCAGCCGTTTTCCCAGGAACAGGTGGCCGACCTGCACGATTTCGCTGCCGTGGTCGAGGAGTACCTGCAGAGCATTGAACGCCACGTCTATACCGAAAACCTGAAGTCCAACCTGCAGCGCTCGGAAGCCTTGTTCGAACAGACCTTTGCCCAGGCGGCGGTGGGGATGGCGCTGGTCTCGCTGCAGGGATACTGGCTGCGGGTCAATCCGCGCATCTGTGAAATGCTGCACTATTCCGAGCGCGAACTGATGGATCGCACCTTTCAGGACATTACCTATCCGCTCGATCTCAATACCGACCTGGAAAAACTGCAGCAGCTGCTGAGAAACGAGATCAGTACCTATTCACTGGAGAAACGCTATTTTCGCGCCGATGGTTCGATCGTATGGGTGCAGCTGACGGTGGCGTTAAACCGGCTGCCGAACGGTAAACCGGATCATTTCATCTCGGTTATCGTCGATATCAGCGAGCGCAAGGCGGCAGAGGCCGATCTGTTTGCGCTACAGCACGAGCTGGAACAACGCGTTGAAATTCGCACGCGCGAGCTTAACGTCGTGGTCAAGAAGCTCAACGAGGAGATTGAGACTCGGGTGCTTGCCGAATACCAGCTCAGCACGGAGAAGGAGCGCCTGCGCGCTATCACTGACAACATGCCGGCCTTAATCAGCCAAATCGACGCTAATGAACGCTACCTGTTTGCCAACAGCGCCTATAAAACCTGGTTTGGCCTGGAAGAGAGCCGCCTCAGGGGGATGACGGTGCGCGATTTTATGGGGGAGAACGTTTATCAGATAGCGAAACCGATGATAGACAGAGCGTTGGCGGGGGAAATGGTGAGCTTCGAAAATGAGCTCCAGACCCAACGGGGCCTGTTGATGATCCACACCACGCTGGTGCCGTGTGACGCTCAGGGGTTTTACATTCTTTCCATGGACATTACCGAGTTGAAACGCCTGCAGCAAAGGCTGGAGTACGATGCCACACATGACATGCTGACCGGGTTGACCAATCGCCGCGCCTTTCTGCGTCGGTTGTCCGGCGCATTGCAGGCCTGTTGCGAACAGCGGCAGATGGCGCTGATATTCATCGATCTCGATGGTTTTAAAGCCCTCAATGACAGCCATGGCCATGACTTCGGCGATCTGATCCTGAAGACGTTCGCCAGGTTGCTCAGCGCCTGCGCCGGCGAACGCCATAGCGTTTCGCGCCTGGCCGGCGACGAGTTCACGGTGATCCTGTGGCCGTTGGCGGATCCGCGGCGCGAGGTCAGCGAGTTTTGCGAAAACGTGTTGGCGCGCCTGGCCGATATTTCGCAGATCGGGCCGCAGACCGTGAGCCTGTCCGCCAGCCTGGGTGCGGCGATTTCCTCGCACAATGACGTGACGGAGGAGATGCTGTTGGCCCGTGCCGACGGCGCGATGTATCAGGCGAAATTGGCCGGAAAGGGTACTTACGCCATCTGCGAGTTGTGAACGTGAAATGATGACCGTCTCGAGGTAAGCTGTTTGTTCTTTTCCTGTGGCCAGTACTCCGGATTTATTGCATGGCGTCAAATCATCAACATGAAGACTGGTTGGAACTGCGGCGTGATGACGAGACCGGCATTGAGAGCGTTAACGCCCACTTTCAGGGGCATGCCTACGATCCTCACGATCATGATGAAATGCTGGTGGGCGTTACGCAGCAGGGCTTGCAGCGTTTCAATTGCCACCGCTCGCTGCATACCAGCCGGCCGGGGCGCGCCATACTGATCGAGCCGGGTGCGGTGCACGATGGTCATGCGCCGCAGGCCGAAGGGTTTACCTATGCGATGCTCTATTTGCCCCAGCATTGGGTATCCGCGGCGATGAACCGCCGCGGATTGGGCGACGCCTCGGTATTGGAAGGCGCGTTCCACAGCACGCTAACGGAGGATCCGATTCTGGCGTCCGCGATTCAGCAGGCCTTTTTTGCCCTTCATCATGGTGAAGGGCGGCTGGCGCGCGATCAGAGCCTGGACCATCTACTGACGCTTTTGGCGCGGCATATTCGCGTCATGTCGAGTCCCCAATGCGATGACGCTATGATTGAGATGAATCGTCTACGGGACTATCTGCACGCGCATATGGCGGATAATCCCAGTCTGGATGACCTGGCGCTTCAGTGTGGTCTGGACCGTTTCCGTCTGACTCGTCAATTTACTCGGGCTTTCGGCCAGTCGCCGCATGCTTATTTGGTTCGGTTGAGGCTGCGAGCCGCGCGGTTGTTGCTGGCGCAGGGGGAAGAACCGGCGCAGGTCGCCATGCAGGTGGGATTTGCCGATCAGAGCCATTTGGGCCGCTGGTTCCAGCGTGCCTATCGTTTATCGCCGGCGGCTTATCAGCGCCAGTGCACAAACGTTCTATACCGCTGACTCGCCGATCTTCGATGATGTGCTTTTAAGAGCACAACGGAGTAGAGCGAAATATGTTTGATACCAAGATAGCGTTTATCGTGCGTGACGATCTGCAGACCTGGCAGCGGTTGAATGTGGTGGCCTTTCTGGCGACGGGCATCGCCGCCGCCGCTCCGGAAATCATCGGCGAGTGCTACGTGGATGCGCAAGGCAGACGCTACGGTGGCATTTCTGGGCAGCCGATGCTGATTTTTGCCGCAGATCTGCCGGGTTTGCAAAATGTGCATCGCAAAGGGCTGGAGCGGGAATTGACGCTGATCCCCTATGTGCACGCCATGTTTTCGACCGGACACGATGAAGCCAACCGACAGGTTTTTCTCGCTGAGGACGCGGATAATCTGGATTTGGTTGGGTTGGCGCTACGCGGGCCAAAAAAAGCAGTGGACAAAGCGATCAAAGGGTTAGCGCTTCACGGGTGAAATGCCACTATGGCGGCATTCTCGGCACGCTAATATAAATAAAATTATTGAGCGCCGGGTTAAATAATCAAACAGGCGATTATTTAACCCGGCAAGTAATATGCTATTTATCCTATTAGGCGAGTAAAAACAACTATACTGAAACAGTTTCCCGCCTCGTAGTTATTCCTTTAAAGCTGAAACTTGATGATAAACCGATTTAATCACTGTTAAATCAATGAGGTTTATATGAAAACAGTTTTGCAGCATATCGAGATAAATAAAGAGAGCTACGCCCAACTTCCGCTATTTGAGTTTCTGCGCGATGAACGGCGCACGCCGCAGGAGCGGTTGGCATTTCTGCCGCACATCGCGTTTTTTATTATGGCTTTTTCCGATCTGAATAAGTTCGTGCTGCGTGACGAAACGCCATCTATCGATAGTTATCAACGTAAAGTCAATGCGCACACCTATGAAGATGACCATCACTGGCCGTGGTACCTCGAGGATCTGCACAAACTCGGATACAACCGCTCCGCTACGCTGGCCGCACATTTGGAAGGGCTATGGAGCGACGGCACTCGGGAGAATCGGCTATTGACCTATCGGCTGTGCGCGCTGATAAGCAGCCTCAGCGGGCTGGAGCGGATCGTGGTGATTGAGGCCATCGAAGCAACCGGCAACGTGCTGTTTGGGTTGACGACACCGCTGGCCAACCGAATTCAGCAGGCAACCGGCGTTGAACTGCGTTATTGCGGCGAATTTCATTTAGCGCTGGAGACCGGCCATGCCCAGCATCAGGGGCAGGATGATCTGGCCGAGACGACATTGACCGATGCCGTCAGGCAACGTTGCATTGCGCATGTCGATCGCGTTTTTGCCTGGTTCGGCGATTTTAC is part of the Serratia surfactantfaciens genome and encodes:
- a CDS encoding PAS domain S-box protein: MLEPCFPENEAERLSVLNSLNVLDSNSVEKLDRITRLAAKYFGVTIALVSLIDRDRQWFLSRYGLDARETPRNISFCGHAILQREALVVPDTANDPRFFDNPLVIGGPRIGFYVGQPLLSLDGLPLGTLCIIDSQPQPFSQEQVADLHDFAAVVEEYLQSIERHVYTENLKSNLQRSEALFEQTFAQAAVGMALVSLQGYWLRVNPRICEMLHYSERELMDRTFQDITYPLDLNTDLEKLQQLLRNEISTYSLEKRYFRADGSIVWVQLTVALNRLPNGKPDHFISVIVDISERKAAEADLFALQHELEQRVEIRTRELNVVVKKLNEEIETRVLAEYQLSTEKERLRAITDNMPALISQIDANERYLFANSAYKTWFGLEESRLRGMTVRDFMGENVYQIAKPMIDRALAGEMVSFENELQTQRGLLMIHTTLVPCDAQGFYILSMDITELKRLQQRLEYDATHDMLTGLTNRRAFLRRLSGALQACCEQRQMALIFIDLDGFKALNDSHGHDFGDLILKTFARLLSACAGERHSVSRLAGDEFTVILWPLADPRREVSEFCENVLARLADISQIGPQTVSLSASLGAAISSHNDVTEEMLLARADGAMYQAKLAGKGTYAICEL
- a CDS encoding AraC family transcriptional regulator — encoded protein: MASNHQHEDWLELRRDDETGIESVNAHFQGHAYDPHDHDEMLVGVTQQGLQRFNCHRSLHTSRPGRAILIEPGAVHDGHAPQAEGFTYAMLYLPQHWVSAAMNRRGLGDASVLEGAFHSTLTEDPILASAIQQAFFALHHGEGRLARDQSLDHLLTLLARHIRVMSSPQCDDAMIEMNRLRDYLHAHMADNPSLDDLALQCGLDRFRLTRQFTRAFGQSPHAYLVRLRLRAARLLLAQGEEPAQVAMQVGFADQSHLGRWFQRAYRLSPAAYQRQCTNVLYR
- a CDS encoding DUF2000 domain-containing protein; the protein is MFDTKIAFIVRDDLQTWQRLNVVAFLATGIAAAAPEIIGECYVDAQGRRYGGISGQPMLIFAADLPGLQNVHRKGLERELTLIPYVHAMFSTGHDEANRQVFLAEDADNLDLVGLALRGPKKAVDKAIKGLALHG